A DNA window from Parabacteroides johnsonii DSM 18315 contains the following coding sequences:
- a CDS encoding flotillin family protein, giving the protein MTQEMLIMVAILVVVVIISFIGILSRYRKCKSDEVLVVYGKTSGEKSAKLYHGGAAFVWPIIQGYEFLSMKPLQIDCKLTGALSAQNIRVDVPTTITVAISTDPEVMQNAAERLLGLQSEDKQNLITDVVYGQMRLVIADMTIEELNSDRDKFLSKVRENIDTELRKFGLYLMNINISDIRDAANYIVNLGKEAESKALNEAQANIEEQEKLGAIKIANQIKERETKVAETRKDQDIAIAETKKQQEISVANADKDRISQVAIANAEKESQVAKAEAEKNINIEKANTEKESRIAELNSDMEIKKADAEKKAAIGRNEAGKDIALSNSELAVTQADADKKAGEAAARSEAAVQAAREIAQKEVEEAKAKKVESALKAQKIVPAEVAKQEAILQADAVAEKTIREAEARAKALLAQAEAEASAIRMKLEAEADGKKKSLLAEADGFRAMVEAAESNPAIAIQYKMVDQWKEIAGEQVKAFEHINLGNITVFDGGNGATGNFLNQLVKTVAPSLGVLDKLPIGETVKNIIKPDEKDKDAPAPTL; this is encoded by the coding sequence ATGACACAGGAAATGTTAATCATGGTCGCTATATTGGTTGTAGTGGTCATCATTTCGTTTATCGGTATCCTCTCGCGTTACAGGAAATGTAAGAGTGATGAGGTATTGGTGGTTTATGGTAAAACTTCAGGGGAAAAGTCTGCCAAGCTTTATCATGGAGGTGCTGCTTTCGTATGGCCGATCATTCAAGGATACGAATTCCTCTCCATGAAACCTTTGCAGATCGATTGTAAACTGACCGGCGCCTTGTCTGCCCAGAATATCCGCGTGGACGTGCCGACAACTATTACGGTTGCCATCAGTACCGATCCCGAAGTGATGCAGAACGCAGCCGAACGTTTGCTCGGGTTGCAGTCTGAAGACAAACAAAACTTGATTACGGATGTCGTTTACGGGCAGATGCGTCTGGTGATTGCCGATATGACAATCGAGGAATTGAATTCCGATCGTGATAAATTCCTGTCCAAGGTACGCGAGAATATCGATACGGAACTTCGCAAGTTCGGTCTTTATCTGATGAATATCAACATCAGTGATATTCGTGATGCCGCCAACTATATCGTCAATCTCGGTAAAGAAGCCGAAAGCAAAGCCTTGAACGAGGCGCAGGCCAACATCGAAGAACAGGAAAAGTTAGGAGCCATCAAAATTGCCAACCAGATTAAGGAACGTGAAACAAAAGTTGCCGAAACCCGCAAGGATCAGGATATCGCTATTGCCGAAACCAAGAAGCAGCAGGAGATCTCGGTGGCCAATGCCGATAAGGATCGTATCTCTCAGGTAGCCATCGCCAATGCCGAAAAGGAGTCTCAGGTTGCAAAAGCAGAGGCCGAGAAGAATATTAATATCGAGAAGGCCAATACGGAAAAGGAAAGCCGTATTGCCGAACTGAACTCCGATATGGAAATCAAAAAGGCCGATGCAGAGAAGAAAGCCGCCATCGGACGAAATGAAGCCGGTAAAGATATCGCACTTTCTAATTCCGAACTTGCCGTGACACAGGCGGATGCCGATAAAAAAGCTGGTGAAGCCGCTGCCCGTTCGGAAGCCGCTGTCCAGGCTGCCCGCGAGATTGCCCAGAAGGAAGTGGAAGAAGCAAAGGCAAAAAAGGTCGAATCAGCTTTGAAAGCCCAAAAGATCGTTCCTGCCGAAGTTGCTAAACAGGAAGCTATCCTGCAAGCCGATGCTGTTGCCGAAAAGACAATCCGTGAAGCGGAAGCACGCGCGAAGGCCCTGTTGGCACAGGCAGAGGCCGAAGCCTCTGCCATCCGTATGAAGCTGGAAGCCGAGGCTGACGGTAAGAAGAAGTCATTATTGGCCGAAGCCGATGGCTTCCGGGCGATGGTCGAAGCTGCCGAATCGAATCCGGCGATTGCGATCCAGTACAAGATGGTCGACCAGTGGAAAGAGATCGCAGGCGAACAGGTGAAGGCATTCGAGCATATCAACCTAGGCAATATTACTGTATTCGATGGTGGAAATGGCGCTACCGGCAACTTCCTTAACCAACTGGTGAAGACGGTCGCTCCGAGTCTCGGCGTATTAGATAAACTGCCGATCGGTGAAACCGTCAAGAACATCATCAAGCCGGACGAGAAAGATAAGGATGCCCCGGCTCCTACATTATAG